GCAACAGCGTGAAGTTGCTGAAGCCGGCCACCGACCCGGAGACGTCGCACAGCAGCACCAACTCGGGTCGCCCCGGCCGCGGCTTGCGGTGCACCAGATCGATGGGCACCCCGCCGGTGGACATGGACGCGCGCAAGGTGCGGCGCAGGTCGATGGCGCCGCGGCGGGCGTGCCTGCGGCGCGCCGCCAAGCGCGCGGCGAGGATCCGGGCCAACCGTTGCGTACTGCGCTTGAGTTCGGCGAGTTCGGCTTCGGAGGCGCGCAGGAAGTCGACCTCCTCGGCTTGGCGGGCTACGCCGTAGCTCGCGACGCGTTCCCGGCCGATCCGCTCGGCGACCCGCCGCCTGGTCTCGGCCTCGACGGTCGCGCGGAAACCGGTGATGCGCTGCCGCGCGGCGCGGCGGGCGATCTCGGCGTCGAACTCGCTCGCGTCCGGTCCGAGGGCCATACCCGCGAGGATGCGCGCCAGCAGCGTCTGCGGCTGGACCTCCTTCAGCGCCTGATAGGACGAGAAGGACGGGCCCCGGGCGGACTGGTACTGGCCGAGCTGTTCGACCAGCTGCGCGGCCAGCGCCTCCAGCTGTGGCGTCGCCGACTCCTGCGCCAGCAGTTGCGCGAGCAGTTCGCGCAGCGCCGGGATGTCCACGTCGCCCGACGGCGTGTGCGGAATCTCGATCTCGTCCTGGGCGGCGGCGCGTTCCCCGACGGCGACCGGGAACCACAGGTCGAACAGCCCGTCGAAAGTGGCGCGATGGGTGGTGCGCCGCAGCAGCGCGCAGGCCAGCCCTTCGCGCAGGACCTCACGGTCCATCAGGTCGAGCACGGTCATCACGCGGCCCGCGTCCACCGTCTCCGACGGCCCTACCGGTATGCCGCGCGCCCGCAGCGCTTCGACGAATCCGACCAGATGCCCGGGGATACCGTGCGGCGCGCTCAGGGACGCGATCTCCGCGGGGACCGACCCGGTCGCCATGGCTCAGGCCAGCTTCAGTTCGGCCAGCGCGCGCTGGTGGTCGCTCTGGTGTTTGAGGACGACGCCGAGGGTGGCGCGCACGGTCGTGTCGTCCAGATCCCGCAGGCCCAGCGCCAGCAGGGTGCGACCCCAGTCGATCGATTCCGCGACCGAGGGCAGCTTCTTCAGCTGCATGCCGCGCAGCACGTGCACGATCCGCACCAGCTGCGCGGCGACCGCCGCCGACAGCTCGGGCACCCGGCTGGCCAGGATGCGCCGCTCCAGCTCCTCGTCCGGGAAGTCCAGGTGCAGGTACAGGCAGCGGCGCTTGAGCGCCTCGGACAGCTCGCGGGTGGCGTTCGAGGTGAGCACCACGAACGGTTTGCGGCTGGCGGTGATCGTGCCCAGCTCCGGCACCGTCACCGCGAAATCGCTGAGCACCTCGAGCAGCAGGCCCTCGATCTCGACGTCGGCCTTGTCGGTCTCATCGATCAGCAGCACCGTGGGATCGGCGCGCCGGATCGCGGTCAGCAGCGGGCGCGACAGCAGGAACTCCTCGGTGAAGACGTCGGCCTTCGTCTCCTCCCAGTCGTTCTCGCTGGAGGCCTGGATGCGCAGGATCTGTTTGGCGTGGTTCCACTCGTACAGCGCGCGGGCCTCGTCGACGCCCTCGTAGCACTGCAACCGCACCAGTTCCGCACCCGAGGTCTGCGCGACCGCGCGGGCGAGTTCGGTCTTGCCCACCCCCGCCGGCCCCTCGATCAGCAGCGGCTTGCCGAGGCGATCGGCGAGGAACACCGAGGTGGCGGTGCCCTTGTCCGCCAGGTAGCCCGTGCTCGCCAACCGTTCGATCACGTCGTCCACCGACGCGAAGATCGGCTCCTGTACTGCGCTCTCCGACACCACCCGGCACCTTCCCTTCCGAACCATCCCCCACGCTACGGCAGCGCGGCCCCGACGCCGACCCGGCGTCGGCCGCGGCCGCGGAGCACCGGTCAGACCGGCCGGATCTGTCCTTCGCCCCAGACGATCCACTTCGTGGAGGTCAGCTCCGGCAGCGCCATCGGGCCGCGCGCATGCAGCTTCTGGGTGGAGATGCCGATCTCGGCGCCAAAGCCGAACTGCTCGCCGTCGGTGAACGCGGTGGAGGCGTTCACCATCACGGCGGCGGCGTCGACCCGGCCGGTGAACTCGCGCGCGGCGGCGAGGTCGCCGGTGACGATGGCCTCGGTGTGGCCGGTGCCCCAGGTGTTGATGTGCTCCACCGCCGCGTCCAGGTCGTCGACCACCTTGAGCGCGATGTCCAGGGTGAGGTACTCCTCGCCCCAGTCGGCATCGGTGGCCGGAACCTGGCCGGGCAGGTCACCGTGGATGGTGACGCCGGAACGCTCCAGCGCCGCGGTGAGCCGGGGCAGCGCGGTCTCGGCGATCGCGGCGTCGATCAGGACGGTCTCGGCGGCATTGCACACGCTCGGACGACGGGTCTTGGCGTTGATCAGGATCCGCTCGGCCATCTCCAGATCGGCGGCGGCGTGCACGTAGACGTGGCAGTTGCCGGTGCCGGTCTCGATGGTGGGGACCTGCGCGTCGCGTACGACCGCGTTGATCAACCCGGCGCCACCGCGCGGAATGACCACGTCGACCAGGCCGCGGGCCTGGATCAGATGGGTGACGCTGGAACGGTCCTCGCTCGGCAGCAGCTGCACGGCGTCGGCCGGGATGTCCTGCGCGGCAAGCGCTTCGCGCAGCACCGCGACCAGCGCGGCGTTCGACCGGGCCGCCGAGGACGAGCCGCGCAGCAGGGCGGCGTTACCGGACTTGAGCGCCAGCCCGAACGCGTCGACGGTGACGTTCGGCCGAGCCTCGTACACCATGCCGACCACGCCGAGCGGCACGCGCACCTGCCGGATCTCCAGCCCGTTGGGCAAGGTGGAGCCGCGCACCACGACACCGACCGGGTCGGGCAGCCCGGCCACCTGACGCAGCCCCGAGGCGATGCCGTCGATGCGCGGCTTGGTCAGCCGCAGCCGGTCCAGCAGCGACTCCTCGATGCCCGCGGCCTGCGCCGCGGCGATGTCCTCGGCATTGGCGGCCAGCACCCGGTCGGCGGCGGCCAGCAGCGCGTCGGCGGCGGCGTGCAGGGCGTCGTTCTTCTGCGCGGTCGTCAGCTGGGCGAGTGCCCGCGACGCGACCCTGGCCTTGCGGGCGGCCTCGTGCACCACCTCGCGAACATCCGGCTGGGTGGTCGTTCCTACCGTCATGGGTACAGCCTACGCACCGGGCCCGACGCCGATTCCACCCGCTGTGACGCGGACTCACCGGATGCGTGCGCGTCTCCGGCCGGGCGACTACCGTCCGGCGATATGACGGTCGAACCGGACGCTCCCGCGATCGTGGTGCTCGGCAGCATCAACATGGACTTGGTGACCACGACCGCGCGCAGGCCCGTCCCCGGCGAGACGGTCCTCGGCAGCGGCTTCGCCATGGTGCCGGGCGGGAAAGGCGCCAATCAGGCCATCGCGGCGCAGCGGGCGGGCGGCGCGGTCCGCTTTCTCGGGGCGGTCGGCGACGACGTCTTCGCCACCGAACTGCGCGGCGCGCTCACGGACGCCGCGGTGTCGGCCGACCGGCTGCGCACCGTCACCGGACCGAGCGGCATCGCCACGATCGTGGTGGACGACGGCGGCGAGAACAGCATCATCGTGGTCGGGGGCGCCAACTCGCGGATGACCGAGCTGACCGAGGACGACCTCGCGGCCATCGCGGCGGCCGATATCTTGCTGTGCCAATTGGAGATTCCGGTCGAAACGGTCGCCGCCGCGGCGCGCCACGCGCACGCGCACGACACGACGGTGCTGTTGAATCCCTCACCGGCCCGCCGCTTGCCCGCCGACCTGTGGGCCGATGTCGATGTGGCCGTAGTCAATTCGGGTGAGGCGGAGCAGCTGGGCGCTGACCTCGACGCCGTCGCGCACTTGGTCGTCACTCGCGGGGCGGCGGGCGCGGACTATCGCGGGCCGGACGGCGCCCGCCTGTCCCGGCCGAGCCCGCGGGTGGAGGTCGTCGACACCACCGGCGCGGGCGACGCCTTCACCGGCGCGCTGGCCGCGGCCTGGCATCGCGGCCCCGAGTGGGCGCTGACCTGGGCTTGCGCGGCCGGGGCACTGGCGACGACCCGGTTGGGCGCGAGCAGTTCGATCCCGGCTCGCGAGGAGATCACCGCCGCTCTGGTCGCGGAGTAGCGGCGATATCGTGAGGGGCATGGCCACGCCGGACCGCATTCCCGCCGATAGCGACACCGCGCATATCCAAGGGCTGGACGCGTCCATGGTCGCGCTGAGTTTCGTGGACAACGCGGGTATCACGCGCGTGAAAGCCGTTCCGAAGCAGCGGCTGGGCTCGGCGGCCAGGTACGGCGTCGGGGTGTCGCCGTGCTTCGAGACCTTCGCCTTCGACGACCTGATGGCGGTCGGGCGCTATCTCGGCGGGCCCGACGGCGATCTGCGGCTCATTCCGGATCTGTCCAGGCTGACCGAACTGGCCTGCCAGCCCGGCTGGGCGTGGGCGCCAACGGACAAGTACACCCAGGACGGAACCCGTTTCGTCGCCTGCCAGCGCCACTTCGCGGCCCGCCAGACCGCGGCGGCGCGGGCGGCGGGGCTGCGGTTGGCCATGGCCTTCGAGACCGAGTGGGCGGTGGGGCGCGCCGACGACGCCGACGGCTTCACACCGGCGATCGACGGCCCCGCCTACGGACTGGTGCGACTGGGGCAGGTCGCCGATTACGCCGCCGACCTGGTCGCGGCGCTGGAGCGACAGGGAATCGCCGTCGCGCAGTTCCACCCGGAATACGCGCTCGGGCAACTGGAGCTGTCGGTCGAACCGTCCGAACCGGTCACCGCCGCGGACGAGGCCGTGCTGGTCCGGCACACGATCCGTCAGGTGAGCGCGCGGCACGGCATGCGGGCGTCGCTGGCTCCGTGCATCAAGCCGGACGGCGCCGGTTCCGGCGCGCACCTGCACCTGTCGGTGACCGACGACGAGGGCCCGCTGTTCGCGGGCGGCGACGGTCCGCACGGCATACGACCGATCGGTGCGGCGTTCCTGGCGGGGGTGCTGCGGGAACTGCCCGCGCTGGTCGCGGTGGGCGCGGGCAATCCGGCGAGCTTCCTGCGGTTGGCGCCGTCGCGCTGGGCCGGGGTCTGGCAGTGCTGGGGACGCGAGACCAGGGAGGCCGCGTTGCGCTTCGTCACCGGGGTGCGCGGCACCGAGGGGTGGGCGGCCAACGCCGAGATCAAGTGCTTCGACGCGACCGGCAACCCGTACCTGATCGTGGGGTCGGTCATCGCCGCCGGGCTCGCCGGTGTCGCCGAGCGGTTACGTCTTCCGGCCGAGATCACCGGGGACCCCGCGACTTTCGACGCCGAAGCACGCATGATGTCGGATGTGCGCCGCCTCCCCACCACACCGGCCGAAGCCGCCGACCACTTCGCCGCGTCCGAGGTGCTCGCCGACGCCATGGGCGTCGAACTGCACGACGCGCTGCTCACGGTGCGCCGCGCGGAAGCGCAGCGGTACGCCGGCGCGAGCGCCGAAGCGCTCGTCGCCCTGACACGCCGGCGGTTCTGACATGCTCACCGACGGTGTCCGGCTCACCGACCACCACTGTCACGGCGTGCACACCGCGAACCTGGACCGGCCGGGTTTCGAGCGCATGCTCGGTGAGGGCGCCCACGGGAGCTTCGACTCCGCGATCGGGCTCGCCGTGCGCCGCTGGTGCGCGCCCGCGCTCGACCTGCCCGCCCACGTCAGCCCGGATGTCTACCTCCGGCATCGGGCGAGGCTCGGCGGGCGCGAGGTCGCGGCGCGGCTGCTGCGTGCGACCGGGGTGACCCGGTGGTGCCTGGATACCGGGATCGGCGGCGGCACAGCCGATTTCGCCGCCCTGGTGGACGGCGAGGTACGCGAGGTGGTCCGGCTCGAAGCGGTCGCTGAGCGCGTCATCGCGCAGGTCGGCGCGGTCTCCGGGGTGTACGAGCACATCGAGGCGGAGTTGCGGGCGCGGGCCGCGGGCGCCGTCGGGCTGAAGACGATCGTCGCCTACCGGTGCGGTTTGGACTTCCCGCTGCGGGATCACCCGCCGACGAGTTTCGCGCCCGAACACCGGCTCACCGATCCGCAGTTCCTCGGCTGGCTGGTGGGCCTCGGCGCGCGGATCGGCGCCGAGCTCGGTCTTCCCCTGCAATTCCACACCGGATTCGGCGATCCGGATCTGCGCCTCCGCCACGGCGACCCGCTGCTGCTCACCGACTTCCTGCGCCGGACCGCGGGCACCGGTCTGTCGGTGATGCTGCTGCACTGCTGGCCCTTCCACCGCCACGCCGCCTACCTCGCGCACGTCTTCGACCACGTCCACCTCGATCTCGGCCTGACCATCCCTTACGTGGGACAGCGGGCCGGGGCCGTGCTCGCCGAGACGCTGGAACTCGCCCCGTTCCGTGCGCTGTGCTATTCGTCGGACGGCTACGGGCTGCCGGAACTGCACCACCTCGGCGCGCTGCTCTGGCGGCGCGGCCTCGGCAAGCTGATCGACGAGTGGATCGCCGACGACGCGATCACCACTGCCGACGCCGAAACGCTGATCGGCGCCATCGCCCATGGAAACGCCGAGCGCGCCTACCGGGCGCGGTTCGAGACCGCCGTCGGCTGATCCACCATCCCGGTCGGTCGGATATTCGAATGCGCCGGGTGCCGCCGGTCCCTACCGTTGATGTGGAAGACAACGGAAGGATCGAAACCATGTTTCCCGTCGAGCTGCGCGGCACCAAGGCGCAGACGCTCATGTGGGCCCACGAGCACGAGGTCGAGCAGGCCGCGCTCCAGCAGCTGCGCAATATCGCCGCGCTGAAATGGGTCCACGGCGTCCGCGTGATGCCGGACGTGCACCTCGGCAAGGGGGCCACGGTCGGCTCGGTGATCGCGATGCGGGACGCGGTGTCGCCCGCCGCGGTGGGCGTGGACATCGGCTGCGGCATGGAGAGCGTGCGCACCGACCTCACCGCGGCGGATCTGCCCGACAACCTGCGTTCGCTGCGGTCGCGCATCGAGGCGGCGGTGCCGGTGGGCTTCCAGGCGCACCGCGACGCCGTCGACGTCATCCGGCTCGGCCACCAGGTCGCCGGGCTCGGTGCGAGCACCGCGACGTTGCGGGCGGGCTGGGACCGTTTCTGGGGGTCGTTCGGGGCGTTGGACGACCGGGTGCAGTCCCGGGAGTCCAAGGCGCACAAGCAGATGGGCACGCTCGGCGGCGGAAACCACTTCATCGAGGTCTGCCTCGACCAGGACGACCACGTGTGGATTCTGCTGCACTCCGGCAGCCGCAACATCGGCAAGGAGCTCGCCGAGCGGCACATGGCGATCGCGCGCGGGCTGCCGCACAACGTCGATCTGCCCGACCGCGACCTGGCGGTCTTCGTCTCCGGCACGCCGGAAATGGAAGCCTACCGGCGCGACCTCACCTGGGCGCAGGAGTACGCGGCGCGCAACCGCGCGGTGATGCTCGCCCTGGTCTGCCGCGCGGTCGCCGCCGAGTTCGCCGAGCGCGGTGTGCGTTTCGAGCAGCCCATCAGCTGCCACCACAACTACGTGGCGGAGGAAGTCATCGACGGCGTGCCGATGCTGGTGACCCGGAAGGGCGCCGTGCGCGCGGGCGAAGGCGATCTCGCGCTGATCCCGGGCTCCATGGGTACCCGCTCCTATGTGGTGCGCGGCAAGGGCAATCCGGCCTCGTTCCAGTCGGCGTCGCACGGTGCGGGACGGCGGATGAGCCGCAACGCGGCCAAGAAGCAGTTCACCGTCGCCGATCTCATCGCCCAGACCGAGGGCGTCGAGTCCCGCAAGGACGCGGGCGTGGTGGACGAGATCCCGGCCGCGTACAAGGACATCGACGAGGTCATCGACGCACAGCGGGACCTGGTCGACGTGGTCGCGACGCTGCGCCAGGTGCTCTGCGTCAAGGGCTGATCGGCGCATCCGACCGCGCGCCGGGCGATCCGCTCGCCCGGCGCGATGTCGCGGTCGGCGCGGCTGCGATGTGGCGCCGAACCGCTCCCACGGACACCGGTGCCTGCCCTCGAACACTCGGTCCTGACGGGGCCTGCTCGGTTCCCGTGACGGTGACGGCGCCCGCTCGGTCGAGCGCCGGATTGGACGCACCCGTTCCCGAGGGTCTGGCTCTCCCGGCGGTTTCCTCGATACGATCGGATATGCCCTGGCGGCCCTCCTTCTTCGCGCCCGCTCCGGATTCCGACCCGGCGGCGGACCCACCGGAGATTCCCGGCGTGCGACG
Above is a genomic segment from Nocardia sputorum containing:
- a CDS encoding vWA domain-containing protein, yielding MATGSVPAEIASLSAPHGIPGHLVGFVEALRARGIPVGPSETVDAGRVMTVLDLMDREVLREGLACALLRRTTHRATFDGLFDLWFPVAVGERAAAQDEIEIPHTPSGDVDIPALRELLAQLLAQESATPQLEALAAQLVEQLGQYQSARGPSFSSYQALKEVQPQTLLARILAGMALGPDASEFDAEIARRAARQRITGFRATVEAETRRRVAERIGRERVASYGVARQAEEVDFLRASEAELAELKRSTQRLARILAARLAARRRHARRGAIDLRRTLRASMSTGGVPIDLVHRKPRPGRPELVLLCDVSGSVAGFSNFTLLLVSALREQFSRVRIFAFVDQIDEVTRFFDPHTQLDRAMARIFGEASVVGLDGHSDYGNALAGFARNYPDAVTSRSSLLILGDARTNYRDPELNTLRSLVEVAKHAHWLNPEPRNQWGSGDSAAERYRDVIEMHECRSAKQLTAVVSRLLPV
- a CDS encoding AAA family ATPase; protein product: MVRKGRCRVVSESAVQEPIFASVDDVIERLASTGYLADKGTATSVFLADRLGKPLLIEGPAGVGKTELARAVAQTSGAELVRLQCYEGVDEARALYEWNHAKQILRIQASSENDWEETKADVFTEEFLLSRPLLTAIRRADPTVLLIDETDKADVEIEGLLLEVLSDFAVTVPELGTITASRKPFVVLTSNATRELSEALKRRCLYLHLDFPDEELERRILASRVPELSAAVAAQLVRIVHVLRGMQLKKLPSVAESIDWGRTLLALGLRDLDDTTVRATLGVVLKHQSDHQRALAELKLA
- a CDS encoding glutamate-5-semialdehyde dehydrogenase yields the protein MTVGTTTQPDVREVVHEAARKARVASRALAQLTTAQKNDALHAAADALLAAADRVLAANAEDIAAAQAAGIEESLLDRLRLTKPRIDGIASGLRQVAGLPDPVGVVVRGSTLPNGLEIRQVRVPLGVVGMVYEARPNVTVDAFGLALKSGNAALLRGSSSAARSNAALVAVLREALAAQDIPADAVQLLPSEDRSSVTHLIQARGLVDVVIPRGGAGLINAVVRDAQVPTIETGTGNCHVYVHAAADLEMAERILINAKTRRPSVCNAAETVLIDAAIAETALPRLTAALERSGVTIHGDLPGQVPATDADWGEEYLTLDIALKVVDDLDAAVEHINTWGTGHTEAIVTGDLAAAREFTGRVDAAAVMVNASTAFTDGEQFGFGAEIGISTQKLHARGPMALPELTSTKWIVWGEGQIRPV
- a CDS encoding ribokinase; this translates as MTVEPDAPAIVVLGSINMDLVTTTARRPVPGETVLGSGFAMVPGGKGANQAIAAQRAGGAVRFLGAVGDDVFATELRGALTDAAVSADRLRTVTGPSGIATIVVDDGGENSIIVVGGANSRMTELTEDDLAAIAAADILLCQLEIPVETVAAAARHAHAHDTTVLLNPSPARRLPADLWADVDVAVVNSGEAEQLGADLDAVAHLVVTRGAAGADYRGPDGARLSRPSPRVEVVDTTGAGDAFTGALAAAWHRGPEWALTWACAAGALATTRLGASSSIPAREEITAALVAE
- a CDS encoding glutamine synthetase family protein; protein product: MATPDRIPADSDTAHIQGLDASMVALSFVDNAGITRVKAVPKQRLGSAARYGVGVSPCFETFAFDDLMAVGRYLGGPDGDLRLIPDLSRLTELACQPGWAWAPTDKYTQDGTRFVACQRHFAARQTAAARAAGLRLAMAFETEWAVGRADDADGFTPAIDGPAYGLVRLGQVADYAADLVAALERQGIAVAQFHPEYALGQLELSVEPSEPVTAADEAVLVRHTIRQVSARHGMRASLAPCIKPDGAGSGAHLHLSVTDDEGPLFAGGDGPHGIRPIGAAFLAGVLRELPALVAVGAGNPASFLRLAPSRWAGVWQCWGRETREAALRFVTGVRGTEGWAANAEIKCFDATGNPYLIVGSVIAAGLAGVAERLRLPAEITGDPATFDAEARMMSDVRRLPTTPAEAADHFAASEVLADAMGVELHDALLTVRRAEAQRYAGASAEALVALTRRRF
- a CDS encoding amidohydrolase family protein codes for the protein MLTDGVRLTDHHCHGVHTANLDRPGFERMLGEGAHGSFDSAIGLAVRRWCAPALDLPAHVSPDVYLRHRARLGGREVAARLLRATGVTRWCLDTGIGGGTADFAALVDGEVREVVRLEAVAERVIAQVGAVSGVYEHIEAELRARAAGAVGLKTIVAYRCGLDFPLRDHPPTSFAPEHRLTDPQFLGWLVGLGARIGAELGLPLQFHTGFGDPDLRLRHGDPLLLTDFLRRTAGTGLSVMLLHCWPFHRHAAYLAHVFDHVHLDLGLTIPYVGQRAGAVLAETLELAPFRALCYSSDGYGLPELHHLGALLWRRGLGKLIDEWIADDAITTADAETLIGAIAHGNAERAYRARFETAVG
- a CDS encoding RtcB family protein translates to MFPVELRGTKAQTLMWAHEHEVEQAALQQLRNIAALKWVHGVRVMPDVHLGKGATVGSVIAMRDAVSPAAVGVDIGCGMESVRTDLTAADLPDNLRSLRSRIEAAVPVGFQAHRDAVDVIRLGHQVAGLGASTATLRAGWDRFWGSFGALDDRVQSRESKAHKQMGTLGGGNHFIEVCLDQDDHVWILLHSGSRNIGKELAERHMAIARGLPHNVDLPDRDLAVFVSGTPEMEAYRRDLTWAQEYAARNRAVMLALVCRAVAAEFAERGVRFEQPISCHHNYVAEEVIDGVPMLVTRKGAVRAGEGDLALIPGSMGTRSYVVRGKGNPASFQSASHGAGRRMSRNAAKKQFTVADLIAQTEGVESRKDAGVVDEIPAAYKDIDEVIDAQRDLVDVVATLRQVLCVKG